GAGGATACATGAAAAACAAAATGGGCTGAATGAAATACATTACGTCTGTTTTTATTTTATACAAAATAAAAACATTGAAGGAGGAGTCATCATGGCTCGTTATACAGGTCCAGCATGGAAATTATCTCGTCGTCTTGGAATTTCACTAAGTGGAACGGGAAAAGAATTAGAGAAACGCCCTTATGCACCAGGTCAACATGGCCCAGGTCAACGTAAAAAACTTTCTGAATATGGTTTACAGTTACAAGAAAAACAGAAGCTTCGTCACATGTACGGTGTAAACGAACGTCAATTCCGTAACTTGTTTGATGCAGCTGGTAAAATGGCTGGTAAACATGGTGAAAACTTTATGGTTCTTTTAGAATCTCGTCTTGATAACTTAGTATATCGCTTAGGATTAGCTCGTACTCGTCGTCAAGCACGTCAATTAGTTAACCATGGTCATATTATCGTTGATGGAGGTCGATTAGACATTCCTTCATATAAAGTTAAACCTGGTCAAACGATTTCTGTACGTGAGAAATCTCGTAATCTTGACATTATTAAAGAAGCTATTGAAGCTACAAACTTCGTACCTGAGTACGTAAACTTCAATGCTGATAACCTAGAAGGTACATTCACTCGTTTACCTGAACGTTCTGAATTACCAGCTGAAATTAACGAATCATTAATCGTTGAGTTCTACTCTCGTTAATTAAATCGCTTTATATCTAGCGATGGTAAAAACCCTAGAAACCTTGGTTTATCAAAGTTTCTAGGGTTTTTTGTTTTTGTTTTTTACTTTGTAGAATAATGTATTCTTCTCAAGTTATTTGGAGGAGATTTTTTGGGAAGCTAATTGACTCAAATGATCTGTATTATTAAAATATTTTATTACAATATTAGATGAGTTATACTCAATTAAATGTACTCCTGTATCTTGAGTATGAATAAAACAATTAGGAACAGGAGGTAATTTTAATAAAACATGTATCAATTTTTCAATCATACCACCATGTGACAATATAATAATTCTGTTAGAATCTTTATGTTCATCTAATATTTTTAATAGGATAGTTTCTGCTCTTGCTCTAAACTCTATATCTGTTTCTCCTTCTAGAATACTCTCAAATGGTTTTAAGTCATAGTGAGAATTCATGTTTTCTTTTGTAATAGGCTGCCCAGCTAAAATTCCATTGTTCCTCTCTCTAAGGCCGTCACTATAAGTAATATTACATTTTAATTTCGCTCCCAAAATCTTTGCTGTTTCAGAAGCCCTTTTTAATGTGCTTGTCCAAATTGCATCAAATTCCCCAAAATTTTCAACTAAATGTGAAGCTAAAGATTTCGCTTGAATTGTTCCTTTTTGTGTTAATGAGAAATCAGCTCTTCCTTCATGTACATTAAGAATATCTGCTTCTGATTCACCATGTCTTATTATTAATATCTCCATTTTTATCCCCTACCTTACAGTGGTAATTTAACACCCAGCTGATACTTATTTTTTTGATTTTTTGATGTTTATTAATGTTTAATAATTACATCAATATACGATACATATTGAGCTCATTAATTAGCCTTAATTCACTATCAAAAACTTCTTACCTCTCTATAAATGGATTTTCCATCATAAGGTCCATAAAGAACCTTTTTAATGTCGTCTGCATACCTAGTATACTGCCTCCACTTTGCATGTTGAGCAAGATTTGAGAGATAACAATAATATTTGCTTTACTTAGATCATAGCTTCCATTTTCTTCGCCAGCATGGTCACAATCAATTTCCTCTCCTAATATAACTCAACCATAATTCAAATCAGCCTTTTGAAAAGTATGGATACACCCAACTCGTGATAATAAAGGAGTTCTAACTCCGAACCACCTTAATTGATGATAAGATAGTTAACCTATTGAAGGTTTATCAAAATGATGTAAAGAAACAAAGTTATCTCTCGGAAGAATGATTTTGTCTTTATCTTCCATCAATTAAGAAATCTACTCATTTACCGCACCAACAAATACTTTATTAAACGAATTATAAAAAAACTGGCAAAAAAAAGATAACACCACATGTTTAAGACATTCTCATGCAACAATTTTAATTAGTCAGAGAATTCCTGTGAAAGTATGCCTGCCCGTTTAGGTAACACTCCACAAATGATTTTGGACATTTATAGTCATTCTTTCAAGGACATAGAATAAGAATCTGTTCAAGCTTTTGAGCAGGCTTTAAACCTCTAACTAGGTTTTCTCAAAAATATTAGTGTTAATAGGCTTTTTAATTGTATTGATTTCTACTCTCGTTAATAAGAGCAAAAACCCTAGAAATGATTTTCTAGGGTTTTTATTATGTTAATTAATAAATGAGCACCATGTCAGCTGCGCTTTGCTATTAATACTTGATTAGGAAGTATTTTTTCTTACCTCGGCGAATAACAGTGAATTGGCCTTCGATTCTATCCGTGTTAGTTATGACACGATCAATTTCTTGAGTTCGTTCACCATTAATATATATAGCTCCATTTTTTATATCTTCTCTTGCTTGACGCTTTGATGTGGAAACCTTGCTAGTAACTAGCAAATCAACTAAACCTATTTCATCTTC
This window of the Bacillus sp. SM2101 genome carries:
- the rpsD gene encoding 30S ribosomal protein S4, encoding MARYTGPAWKLSRRLGISLSGTGKELEKRPYAPGQHGPGQRKKLSEYGLQLQEKQKLRHMYGVNERQFRNLFDAAGKMAGKHGENFMVLLESRLDNLVYRLGLARTRRQARQLVNHGHIIVDGGRLDIPSYKVKPGQTISVREKSRNLDIIKEAIEATNFVPEYVNFNADNLEGTFTRLPERSELPAEINESLIVEFYSR
- a CDS encoding histidine phosphatase family protein, giving the protein MEILIIRHGESEADILNVHEGRADFSLTQKGTIQAKSLASHLVENFGEFDAIWTSTLKRASETAKILGAKLKCNITYSDGLRERNNGILAGQPITKENMNSHYDLKPFESILEGETDIEFRARAETILLKILDEHKDSNRIIILSHGGMIEKLIHVLLKLPPVPNCFIHTQDTGVHLIEYNSSNIVIKYFNNTDHLSQLASQKISSK